In Halopseudomonas nanhaiensis, a single window of DNA contains:
- a CDS encoding PilZ domain-containing protein: MTDERRRFTRIPFDADTVLQQDAMGMTVQLLDVSLRGLLVQQPEDWVPANPHEPFLAIINLSEGNQIRMETTLVHHEEGLLGFRCDHIDLDSISHLRRLIALNLNDEACLERELATLLEPR; this comes from the coding sequence ATGACCGATGAAAGGCGCCGTTTCACCCGCATTCCGTTCGATGCAGACACCGTGTTGCAGCAGGACGCCATGGGCATGACGGTGCAGCTCCTCGATGTTTCGCTTCGCGGCCTGCTTGTGCAGCAGCCCGAAGATTGGGTCCCGGCCAACCCGCACGAGCCGTTTCTGGCAATTATCAACCTGTCGGAAGGAAACCAGATCCGCATGGAAACCACGCTGGTTCATCACGAGGAAGGTCTGCTCGGCTTTCGCTGCGATCACATCGATCTGGATTCGATCAGTCACCTTCGGCGGCTGATCGCGTTGAACCTGAATGATGAAGCCTGTCTGGAGCGCGAACTGGCCACGCTTCTGGAGCCCAGGTGA